The following proteins are encoded in a genomic region of Actinomadura sp. NAK00032:
- a CDS encoding PH domain-containing protein, with the protein MGDEIEHDRSGQLKQIESGLIPGEQIIAVYDAVGAGTGFIGLTDRRVIIQDKSFAGKKYAITSVPYSKITSVSVVSNKSWAGSYFSTGSIAINVGTHTYEVEFRGSDKSHHVHNVILQYIS; encoded by the coding sequence ATGGGCGACGAGATCGAACACGACAGGTCCGGCCAGCTCAAGCAGATCGAGAGCGGGCTGATCCCCGGCGAGCAGATCATCGCCGTCTACGACGCGGTCGGGGCGGGCACCGGGTTCATCGGCCTCACCGACCGGCGCGTGATCATCCAGGACAAGAGCTTCGCCGGCAAGAAGTACGCGATCACCAGCGTGCCCTACTCGAAGATCACCTCGGTGAGCGTGGTCAGCAACAAGTCGTGGGCCGGGTCCTACTTCTCCACCGGGTCCATCGCGATCAACGTGGGCACGCACACCTACGAGGTCGAGTTCCGCGGCAGCGACAAGAGCCACCACGTCCACAACGTGATCCTGCAGTACATCTCGTAG